From a region of the Fischerella sp. JS2 genome:
- a CDS encoding DUF790 family protein produces the protein MLPTDLLHHRQNGEEIIPKRLKLDSKHIELANELISSFQESVGKTQGTLERQLLELEGDTTDYKMKRGLAYLLKSSFCTFEVVSPLEPQMLREKVFALAAKSVPSPELTQVTLKNIADNLTQELEREVLPQQVRDGLYADLLENKILTTFDAPKPEALLHRYNLSQVQGVFYKASQLVLNAHRNVPGEYKLLFRYLKLFQLMAYIEGDADHGFTITIDGPTSLFNPSTRYGLAIAKLIPALLHVTKWSLSATLQVRDFYTETWKTGRFTLNSECGLVTHYPPGKPYDSMIEASFADKWDALKSCWVLEREVDLIPIPGSVMIPDFRLVHPDGRSFLLEIIGYWRPEYLQKKFAQVRRAQCDNLILAISERLNLDKVGVKLNDVPARIVWFKDKLLPKSILAVIE, from the coding sequence ATGTTACCAACAGATTTACTTCATCATCGACAAAATGGGGAAGAAATTATCCCAAAAAGATTAAAACTGGATTCTAAACATATAGAGTTAGCCAACGAATTAATTAGTTCTTTTCAAGAATCAGTAGGAAAAACCCAAGGTACGCTAGAACGTCAATTATTAGAATTAGAAGGTGACACAACCGACTATAAAATGAAGCGGGGTTTAGCTTATCTGCTCAAAAGTAGTTTTTGTACATTTGAAGTCGTCAGTCCCTTAGAACCCCAAATGTTAAGAGAAAAGGTGTTTGCTTTAGCAGCTAAATCCGTTCCAAGCCCGGAATTGACACAAGTGACATTAAAAAATATAGCTGATAATTTAACTCAAGAACTCGAACGAGAAGTTTTACCACAGCAAGTCCGTGATGGATTATATGCTGACTTGTTAGAGAATAAAATTCTCACTACTTTTGATGCACCAAAACCGGAAGCATTATTGCATAGATATAATTTATCGCAAGTGCAGGGTGTATTTTATAAAGCCAGTCAATTAGTATTAAATGCTCATCGAAATGTTCCTGGTGAATACAAGTTGTTATTTCGCTATTTAAAATTATTTCAATTGATGGCATATATCGAAGGTGATGCCGATCATGGATTTACAATTACAATTGATGGACCGACGAGTTTATTTAATCCTAGTACGCGGTATGGTTTAGCGATCGCTAAACTTATTCCAGCTTTATTGCACGTCACCAAATGGAGTCTTTCTGCAACACTACAAGTCCGTGATTTTTATACAGAAACCTGGAAAACTGGACGTTTCACCCTTAATTCTGAATGTGGGTTAGTAACTCATTACCCACCAGGTAAACCTTACGATAGTATGATCGAAGCATCCTTTGCTGATAAATGGGATGCACTGAAAAGTTGTTGGGTGTTAGAGCGAGAAGTTGATTTAATTCCTATTCCTGGTAGTGTGATGATTCCGGATTTTCGGTTAGTGCATCCCGATGGACGTAGTTTTCTCTTAGAAATTATTGGTTATTGGCGACCGGAATATTTACAAAAAAAGTTTGCTCAAGTCCGGCGCGCCCAATGTGATAATTTAATTTTGGCAATTTCTGAACGTTTGAATTTGGATAAAGTTGGTGTCAAATTAAACGATGTTCCCGCCAGAATAGTTTGGTTCAAAGATAAATTATTGCCAAAATCTATATTAGCTGTTATAGAGTAA